A stretch of the Candidatus Jettenia sp. AMX2 genome encodes the following:
- a CDS encoding ribonuclease H-like domain-containing protein: protein MLSRTFQHIKGISPKKEQALWQSGIASWEDFESSRPKQFPLFKFIDELNSSLFCSSRKALEKEDVDFFAKLLPNQEYYRIALTFPEKTLFLDIETTGLSKYYDTITLVGWSLNGEYGVFIKGSSDKAFRSVMSKAKIIITFNGSLFDLPFLRKEFPDLLIPMCHIDLRFFAKRVGLSGGQKEIEKLLEIKRPKNISYVGGETAALFWYKYRWGDTSALKQLISYNHADIEGMKFIFDRVVESFLGKKQFPLPAYSLHRFTKNKSKIEWDGTKPGINGGIKIHPYEGKYGPMISLKDLNIPRYLSGFRVVGIDLTGSEIRPSGWCLLQGNHAITQCLGSDAGIIEKTVGSLPTLVSIDSPLSIPSGRTSVRDDDPGRNIYGIMRHCERVLKKRGVNVYPCLIPSMQNLTARGIRLANHFRSMGIPVIESYPGAAQDIMGIPRKGLSQEFLAAGLEKFGIKGDFVSNPVSHDELDAITSAIVGLFFWSGKFEALGNIEEEYLIIPDLKTDPTIWRERKVIGLSGPIAAGKTTIGNFLKSKGFNYGSFSLVLESILQERGLESCRQTSQYAGEKVYKNQGQRWLCKKLIQMLPNQGNIVIDGLRHPDDHSYLVETFGHAFLHIHLDAPQEVLIERYIANGNSKEDFMKAISHPVEMNVYKLSSLAHAVINNTSSIGSFKTKIINTIDTVYKRQRMKNVWNNLSDL, encoded by the coding sequence ATGCTTTCCCGTACATTTCAACATATAAAAGGAATTAGTCCAAAAAAAGAACAGGCCCTCTGGCAGTCGGGAATAGCCTCGTGGGAGGATTTTGAATCAAGCAGACCCAAACAATTCCCCTTATTTAAATTCATAGATGAATTGAACAGTTCACTCTTTTGTTCCTCAAGAAAAGCCTTGGAAAAAGAGGATGTTGATTTTTTTGCAAAACTTTTACCAAATCAGGAGTATTATAGAATTGCACTGACATTTCCCGAAAAAACCTTATTTTTAGACATAGAAACAACAGGCCTAAGCAAATATTACGATACGATTACTTTAGTCGGTTGGAGCCTGAATGGTGAATATGGTGTATTCATAAAAGGAAGCAGTGACAAGGCTTTTCGGTCAGTAATGTCAAAAGCAAAAATCATTATTACTTTTAACGGTTCTCTTTTTGACCTGCCTTTCCTTCGAAAAGAATTTCCGGATTTACTTATCCCGATGTGTCATATCGATCTGCGTTTTTTCGCAAAACGGGTTGGTCTGTCAGGGGGACAAAAAGAGATTGAAAAATTACTTGAAATAAAAAGGCCAAAGAATATTTCTTACGTAGGAGGAGAAACTGCTGCGTTATTTTGGTATAAATACCGGTGGGGTGACACATCTGCACTTAAACAACTTATTTCTTATAATCATGCAGACATAGAAGGTATGAAGTTTATTTTTGATAGAGTAGTTGAAAGTTTTTTGGGAAAAAAACAATTTCCATTACCAGCATACTCCCTGCACCGGTTTACAAAAAATAAAAGCAAAATAGAATGGGACGGCACAAAACCAGGTATTAATGGCGGAATTAAAATACATCCATACGAAGGGAAGTATGGTCCAATGATTTCTTTAAAGGATCTAAACATTCCCCGGTACCTGTCTGGCTTTCGGGTTGTTGGCATCGATCTTACAGGCAGTGAAATTCGGCCTTCAGGATGGTGTTTGCTGCAAGGCAACCATGCAATTACTCAATGCCTTGGTTCTGATGCCGGGATTATAGAAAAAACAGTGGGATCATTACCAACGTTGGTTTCTATTGACTCACCTCTCTCAATTCCTTCAGGGAGGACATCTGTTCGTGATGATGATCCGGGACGGAATATCTATGGTATTATGAGGCATTGTGAAAGGGTATTAAAGAAAAGGGGAGTAAATGTATACCCATGTTTGATTCCCAGCATGCAAAATTTGACAGCCCGGGGTATAAGGCTTGCCAATCATTTTCGAAGTATGGGTATTCCTGTTATTGAAAGTTATCCAGGTGCCGCCCAGGATATAATGGGCATTCCAAGGAAGGGGTTAAGCCAGGAATTCCTTGCTGCAGGACTTGAAAAATTTGGAATCAAGGGAGACTTTGTTAGTAATCCGGTTAGCCATGATGAACTTGATGCTATTACTTCAGCCATTGTTGGCCTCTTTTTTTGGAGTGGCAAATTTGAAGCATTAGGAAACATTGAAGAAGAATATCTAATCATTCCGGATTTGAAGACTGATCCAACTATCTGGAGAGAACGTAAGGTTATAGGATTGAGCGGGCCCATTGCCGCTGGTAAAACTACCATTGGTAATTTCCTGAAATCAAAGGGGTTCAACTATGGAAGTTTTAGTCTCGTTTTAGAAAGCATTTTACAGGAACGTGGTTTAGAGTCTTGTCGTCAAACCTCACAGTACGCCGGGGAAAAGGTATATAAGAATCAGGGACAACGATGGCTATGCAAAAAACTTATACAAATGCTTCCAAATCAGGGTAATATAGTAATCGATGGCTTGCGCCATCCTGATGACCATTCGTATTTGGTAGAAACTTTTGGACATGCTTTTCTCCATATACATCTTGACGCACCACAAGAGGTTCTGATTGAAAGATATATTGCCAATGGAAATAGTAAGGAAGATTTTATGAAGGCAATTTCTCATCCGGTTGAAATGAATGTATACAAATTGTCTTCTCTTGCCCATGCTGTAATAAACAACACAAGCAGTATCGGGTCTTTTAAGACAAAGATAATCAATACTATTGATACTGTTTATAAAAGGCAAAGAATGAAAAACGTCTGGAACAATTTGTCAGACCTGTGA